A single Endozoicomonas sp. NE40 DNA region contains:
- a CDS encoding FliM/FliN family flagellar motor switch protein: protein MTDVKPFDLRHAGNEIHLVSSVLRKIAEQAGQRFQNHVSHLLNCDATITTEVTLEHDLLHANADARYFRNWIIVDNDINDLSVARVSRSLASAFTDMTCGGTGTSITRAGEDRPLTSEGRVLTMMVKHLLDELAFAYSALAPTTLRLTSNKETTEAEHQQTYKPAFLSCMNFHLQAGKARGTLSILYPTSQFSSDAYFSDGHSNHDRLSALKQRMLDIKLPVSAILTNQKTSLADMLELKAGDIIPLEDITDAGIFIGNKRLGTASVLTDGQNILAHISSITR from the coding sequence GTGACCGATGTAAAGCCCTTCGACCTGCGCCATGCCGGTAATGAAATCCACCTTGTCTCTTCAGTGCTGCGTAAAATTGCTGAGCAGGCTGGCCAACGATTTCAAAATCATGTCAGCCACCTTCTGAACTGCGACGCAACCATTACCACGGAAGTCACCCTTGAGCATGACTTACTGCACGCCAATGCCGACGCCAGATACTTTCGCAACTGGATCATCGTTGACAACGACATCAATGACCTGTCTGTTGCACGGGTCAGTCGTTCTCTGGCCAGCGCATTCACCGACATGACCTGCGGCGGCACCGGTACCAGTATTACCAGGGCCGGTGAAGACCGCCCCCTCACCAGCGAAGGCAGAGTCCTGACCATGATGGTTAAGCACTTGCTGGATGAACTGGCCTTTGCCTACAGCGCTCTCGCCCCCACCACCCTGAGACTGACCAGCAACAAAGAAACGACAGAAGCAGAACACCAGCAAACCTATAAGCCCGCCTTTCTCTCCTGCATGAATTTCCATCTTCAGGCAGGAAAAGCCCGTGGAACCCTGTCGATCCTTTACCCCACCAGCCAGTTCAGTTCAGACGCTTATTTCAGCGATGGCCACTCCAACCATGACCGCCTGAGTGCTCTGAAGCAACGGATGCTTGATATAAAACTACCGGTGTCGGCTATCCTGACCAACCAGAAAACGAGCCTTGCAGATATGCTTGAACTGAAAGCCGGAGATATTATCCCACTTGAGGACATTACAGACGCCGGGATTTTTATTGGCAACAAGCGCCTGGGAACAGCCAGCGTGCTCACTGACGGCCAGAATATTCTGGCCCATATTTCGAGCATAACCCGCTGA
- the recR gene encoding recombination mediator RecR: MFSPLIRELMESLRCLPGVGPRSSQRMALHLLERDREGALRLAKALQEAAEGVGRCRDCRTLCEDHLCEICAHGGRESTTLCVVENPSDVMAFEQAGGYRGRYFVLMGHLSPIDGIGPGDIGVTDLMQLVEKNQVTEVILATNPTVEGEATAHYIAEELKRRDVEATRIAHGVPLGGELEYVDGGTLAHALAGRRKLLT, translated from the coding sequence ATGTTCAGTCCTCTTATCAGGGAATTGATGGAAAGCCTGCGTTGTCTGCCCGGGGTTGGTCCCCGTTCTTCCCAGCGGATGGCCCTGCACCTGCTGGAGCGGGACCGGGAAGGCGCTCTGCGGCTGGCTAAAGCCTTGCAGGAAGCAGCTGAAGGTGTTGGTCGCTGTCGGGACTGCCGAACCCTCTGCGAAGATCATCTGTGTGAAATTTGTGCTCATGGGGGGCGGGAGTCGACAACGCTCTGCGTGGTTGAAAACCCTTCTGATGTCATGGCTTTCGAGCAGGCAGGTGGTTACCGGGGGCGATACTTCGTGCTAATGGGACACTTGTCGCCTATTGATGGCATAGGTCCTGGTGATATCGGGGTGACTGACCTGATGCAGCTGGTGGAAAAGAATCAGGTAACCGAAGTGATTCTTGCGACGAACCCTACTGTGGAAGGTGAGGCTACGGCCCATTATATTGCTGAAGAGCTGAAACGCAGAGACGTCGAGGCTACCCGTATTGCTCACGGCGTCCCACTGGGTGGGGAGCTGGAGTATGTCGATGGTGGTACTCTGGCCCACGCGCTGGCAGGTCGCCGTAAGTTGCTGACCTGA
- a CDS encoding YbaB/EbfC family nucleoid-associated protein — protein sequence MFKGGMGNLMKQAQKMQEDMQRVQEELANAEVQGESGAGMVKVTMTGRHDVKRVEIDPSLMEEDKEMLEDLLAAAVNDAVRKVESNNKEKMSGLTAGMNLPDGFKMPF from the coding sequence ATGTTCAAGGGTGGTATGGGCAATCTGATGAAGCAGGCCCAGAAAATGCAGGAAGATATGCAGCGGGTTCAGGAAGAGCTTGCGAATGCGGAAGTTCAGGGTGAATCCGGTGCCGGTATGGTAAAGGTCACTATGACAGGACGCCACGATGTTAAGCGTGTCGAAATTGATCCGAGCCTGATGGAAGAAGACAAGGAAATGCTGGAAGACCTGCTGGCTGCGGCGGTAAACGACGCTGTTCGCAAGGTTGAGAGCAATAACAAGGAAAAAATGTCCGGCCTGACAGCAGGCATGAATCTGCCTGATGGCTTCAAGATGCCATTTTAA